A stretch of DNA from Spirochaeta isovalerica:
ATATTCTCCGAACGATAAGACGGAAGCGGATCAGTTGGCCAGGCTGAGACAGACTGCGATGGTGGTTCTTATAAGCAATGAATATAAGAATCCCGATATCGCGGAGGATCTGGCGAAAGCCTTCGACCGGGCAGAGGACATCAATGAAAAACTGATTGCCATTCAGGCAATGGGTGTGAACGGAACAGATGAAACCGTCAGCTGGCTGAGTAACAAGCTTTCAGACTTTAACAGCCGCCAGCTCAGCGGTATCGCCGCCAATCAGACTGAGCTGATTTATATCAGGCAGATGATCAGCTCTCTGGGATTGAGCGGGAACATAAATGCAAAACCGGTTCTGCTGGAAGTCCAGTTTTCCGATTACACGCCGGCTGTTGTAAGGCTTGCGAAAGAAGCGATCGCGAATTTTGAATAATCTGATGTAAAGGATTTTTCCTTATGTCCCAAAGCCCGGTCCGGTGAAAACTTTCCCTGACCGGGCTTTTTTTAAAGCGCGGGAATAGTTTTTTCTGTCATTTGAATTGTGATGTCTCTTGAAATCAGAATCAGACCGGAAACAGATCTTCCTATCTTTTCTCTCGCTCTCACGTTTTCCTTTTATATCCCACTCTATTCTCCCTTCCTTTTTCTGTTTTCACCTCTTCTATTCTCCATGAAGAGATCCAGCCTTCCCCTTATCGCAGGGATTTTCAGCGGATTGCTTCTCTGCGGAATCGTAGAAATGAATCAGATGAAATCAACGACGGGACTCGAGATCAATCAGGTGGACTATATAACTGTCGAGGTGAAAGAAGACTCTTTTCTTTCATCAAAAGGACGTATGATCGTAAAAGGCAACCTCATAAAGGCTGAAGGAATGCTTCGGACGGAGTGTTCCGCTTCGGGATCTGTTCTCATTCTCGGCAGTGATGAATGGAAGCCATTATATCAGGGAGAAATTGTTCGTTTCAGATGCGCGGTCGATTATCTGGATGACGCCCGCGATCTCGCTTATATTGCCTTTGCTGAAGGAGATCCTGAAATCGGAGGCTGGTCTTCACCCCTTTGGGAAAGTCGGTACAGATTGATTTCTCTTTTTGACCGCGGGACGGTTTCCATGTCAGGACCGGTCAGAGCTCTCTTTCTTGCACTTTACCGGGGAAACAGCGATTATCTATCGGGGGAGCTTAAAGACAATTTCAGAAGGAGCGGCGTCCCGCATCTTCTTGCTTTATCGGGATTTCACGTGGCTATTGTCGTGCTTGTTCTTACCGGACTGGTCAAACCATTGATCGGTGCGAAAAACGCATCGGCCCTTGCTCTCCCGCCCCTGTTTCTCTATCTCCTTTTTGCAGGAGGGAGTCCTTCTCTCATCCGTGCCTTTTTAATGTTTACCCTGGCTGTCATTTTCAAGTTTGGAGGGAAGAGGACCGGGGTATTTGAACTTCTGCTTCTCACAGCCTGTCTGCAGCTTTTTCTCCACCCTGTGGAAGGTTGGAGCCTTTCTTTCCAGCTCTCCTATCTGGCTCTTGCCGGTCTCATCCTTTTCGGGAAACGAATTCAGCAGAACCTGGAGACTCGATTGCCCTCATTTCTGTCCATGCCGCTCAGCGCATCACTGGGAGCCCATCTTTCCACAGCACTGCTTCTGGTCTTTCAGTTCGGGGAAATCTATCCCGTCGGTCTAGTCGCATCTCTGATTGTGACGCCGCTGGTTCTATTGTTTATGTGGGTTTCTCTGGTTTTCTACGGAATGGGGGCCGCAGGATTTCCAGCGGTTCTGTTATCCTTGTCCGATCGTCTTTCTCTCATCCTTTACAGGGGCATTGAAAGTGGAGTATCTTTCTTTGCCGGCTTTCCTCCGATAGATTTTTCCCGCGGACTGAACGGCGCTGTCTATTTATCAATATATGCCATTGTTGTAATATGGCTTTACAGATCAATATGGAGACCCTATGGAAGAAGAGAGAAATCTCAATTTAAACTACGATTCCCCGACAGAAATTAAAGCTCTTCTGGAGTTGATGGGGCTGGGACCCCGGAAAAAATGGAGTCAGAACTTTCTGATAAACAGAAATGCGAGGCAGAGGCTGGTGGATACTCTGGAGATTCATGAAGGGGACAGAATCTGGGAAATCGGTCCGGGGCTTGGCGCCATAACGAAACACATTCTCGAAAAAAAAGCTGATCTTACCGTTTTTGAAATCGATCCGGGCTACATAGAGTATCTATCCATGGCTTTCGCCGATGAAAAAGTTAAGGTCGTAAAAGGCGATGTTATTAAAACCTGGAAGGACGAATATGAGATTTCCGGAAGCCCCGAGGGAGTCATCGGCAACTTCCCCTATAATGCCGCATCGGCCATCATCGCTTCCTTTATCGAAAACAGGACATTCCCCCGCCAGCTGGCAGCCATTGTTCAGAGCGAAATGGCTGACAGGGTTACGGCCAGACCGGGTACAAAGAATTATTCCTCTTTTTCCATTATCTGCCAGTACGCCTGCGATGTAAAAGATGCCGGCGCCATAGGTTCCGGGTCTTTTTATCCCAAGCCGAATGTTTCATCGAAGATTATCAAGATGACTCCCCGCAAAGATGCAGTGGAGCTGCTTGATCCTGAACTGTTTTTCATCCTCGTGAGAGACTGCTTTTCTTCCAGACGGAAAACCCTTCAGAACAACTTGAAAAATGCTGCGGCGAGGCGACTTCAGAAATACGGAACGGAATTGCTTTTCCATGGATTCGAATCTCAGGGTATCGCACTTTCCGCCAGAGCGGAAACCGTAACGGTTGATCAATACGCAGCTATTGCCAATGAAATAAGCCGTCAATTCAAGGCGCAATAGTGACGGAGTGTCTCCTTTGCCGCGGAGAATGCCGCAGCCTCACCGACAGGAGAGGGCTGAAATATCACATATGCGGAAATTGCGGTTTTACCTTTCTCGATAAAGCCGACCGCCTTACCGATGAAGAAGAAAAAGCGCGCTACGATCATCACAATAATGATCCCGGTAATGCCGGTTATATCAAATGGCTGACAAATTTCATGGAAGAGGCCGTTTTGCCTTTTGCTGATGAAAAAGCGCGGATTCTGGATTTCGGTTCAGGTCCGGTTCCCGTCCTGGCCGGCCTTATGGAGCGGAGGGGTTTCGCAGTCATCATTTATGATAAATACTATGCTCCTGTAGTCCCCGAAGGGTCTTTTGACTTTATTACATCAACCGAAGTCTTTGAACATCTAGCCGAACCTATGCAAACCCTGCTTCTGCTGAAAAAAAGGTTATCTCCAGGTGCTGCAATTTCTGTAAAAACTCTATTCCGACCTGAATCGGATGAAGATTTTATGAACTGGTGGTACAGGGAAGACCGGACGCATATCAGCTTCTTTACATCCCGCTCCTTCCTGATAATGGCTGAAACGGCCGGATTATCCATTGAGTTCTGTGATCACCGTTCAATTGTAATTTTAAGAAATTAACTTTTTTAGTTTTAATTGTTAGTTTTTTCTTTTCCTGTATACTTATAACAGAGAGAACAGGAAACATCTTATGGTTATGAAACGTCATGTGAGAACATTGGCCATTAACAGTCTTACAGAAGCTCTTGACATAAAAACCATGCTTAATGTGGCTAATCTTCTCATGACCGGATACGATTCCGACTATATTTACAACAGAACAGGTTTTCCCCGGAATATGCCCATGCCGCCCCGTGAAGTCGCCAGGCAGATCGTGGATGATGTGAACACGCTGGGTCTCTATCTCGAGTTCGTCACCATTCTCATCCGCATTCAGGAAGAGGGACTTAAAACGCGTCA
This window harbors:
- a CDS encoding ComEC/Rec2 family competence protein, producing the protein MSLEIRIRPETDLPIFSLALTFSFYIPLYSPFLFLFSPLLFSMKRSSLPLIAGIFSGLLLCGIVEMNQMKSTTGLEINQVDYITVEVKEDSFLSSKGRMIVKGNLIKAEGMLRTECSASGSVLILGSDEWKPLYQGEIVRFRCAVDYLDDARDLAYIAFAEGDPEIGGWSSPLWESRYRLISLFDRGTVSMSGPVRALFLALYRGNSDYLSGELKDNFRRSGVPHLLALSGFHVAIVVLVLTGLVKPLIGAKNASALALPPLFLYLLFAGGSPSLIRAFLMFTLAVIFKFGGKRTGVFELLLLTACLQLFLHPVEGWSLSFQLSYLALAGLILFGKRIQQNLETRLPSFLSMPLSASLGAHLSTALLLVFQFGEIYPVGLVASLIVTPLVLLFMWVSLVFYGMGAAGFPAVLLSLSDRLSLILYRGIESGVSFFAGFPPIDFSRGLNGAVYLSIYAIVVIWLYRSIWRPYGRREKSQFKLRFPDRN
- the rsmA gene encoding 16S rRNA (adenine(1518)-N(6)/adenine(1519)-N(6))-dimethyltransferase RsmA; protein product: MEEERNLNLNYDSPTEIKALLELMGLGPRKKWSQNFLINRNARQRLVDTLEIHEGDRIWEIGPGLGAITKHILEKKADLTVFEIDPGYIEYLSMAFADEKVKVVKGDVIKTWKDEYEISGSPEGVIGNFPYNAASAIIASFIENRTFPRQLAAIVQSEMADRVTARPGTKNYSSFSIICQYACDVKDAGAIGSGSFYPKPNVSSKIIKMTPRKDAVELLDPELFFILVRDCFSSRRKTLQNNLKNAAARRLQKYGTELLFHGFESQGIALSARAETVTVDQYAAIANEISRQFKAQ
- a CDS encoding methyltransferase domain-containing protein, whose amino-acid sequence is MTECLLCRGECRSLTDRRGLKYHICGNCGFTFLDKADRLTDEEEKARYDHHNNDPGNAGYIKWLTNFMEEAVLPFADEKARILDFGSGPVPVLAGLMERRGFAVIIYDKYYAPVVPEGSFDFITSTEVFEHLAEPMQTLLLLKKRLSPGAAISVKTLFRPESDEDFMNWWYREDRTHISFFTSRSFLIMAETAGLSIEFCDHRSIVILRN